A single genomic interval of Halichondria panicea chromosome 2, odHalPani1.1, whole genome shotgun sequence harbors:
- the LOC135331360 gene encoding solute carrier organic anion transporter family member 4A1-like isoform X2, giving the protein MILCVFALTEQALISGFQPVVISSLERRYRFSSLAASIIVSVFDIGVVICGVLVSYFGEKGHKPKILGISFIIQGVGSLLFALPHFLFGKYQVGTDAQLTFEACNDTIAAVSSCDSGNSIAYAIFIIANLIMGIGAASLFTVGISYIDDIVYPKWVSLHVGAFQVCTIIGPAFGFGLGSAFLTIYVDPGEPTTLTEEDPGWVGAWWLCFIVIGIVSIIGSIPFFFFPRFLSNSHLVKAERLKQMTGTYKGKFGDESTLLKQVKAFPFHLWGLLQSKSWFFLTVAVTVLFLGLDGLISFAPKYLETVYQVPASTAGLLIGAVAILAGASGALTGALLVYCVKIGKRMAIILWVPSFLALIPLTGFLFVCPNVNIAGINTDYFNNSIQDPGDVLLASCNADCNCSSTIFEPVCGADGVSYFSPCRASCSKLTTDVLNPEFVDCGCFDTNVTATNKTAKAGLCGQDCNLLAAFLVSVTVFVFLIFMLEVPTLLVTIRGVADEQRSLALGVSSVIFRVFGSIPGPIIFGAIVDSGCTYWQTECGRRANCWVYDNYLLSTRAFSFCFACVLICGISTFLVWVFYPPVTTCCRGSTKTEEEMQQYSQNNHGVVAVSNPNFENSKDS; this is encoded by the exons ATGATTCTTTGTGTGTTTGCATTAACAGAACAAGCTTTAATCAGCG GTTTCCAGCCGGTTGTCATCTCCAGTCTTGAGAGGCGCTACCGATTCTCCAGCCTTGCTGCCAGTATCATTGTGTCTGTGTTCGATATCGGTGTGGTTATCTGTGGCGTCTTAGTCAGCTACTTTGGAGAGAAGGGACACAAACCAAAGATTTTAGGCATCTCGTTCATCATTCAGGGCGTTGGCTCTCTGCTGTTTGCTCTACCTCACTTCTTATTTGGAAAGTACCAAGTTGGAACAGATGCCCAGTTAACCTTCGAAGCTTGTAATGACACGATTGCAGCTGTATCCAGCTGTGATTCTGGAAACAGTATTGCATATGCTATTTTTATCATTGCTAACCTTATAATGGGAATAGGAGCTGCTTCTCTATTCACTGTGGGCATATCTTACATCGATGATATTGTGTATCCCAAGTGGGTCTCTCTACATGTAGGAGCCTTTCAAGTTTGCACCATCATAGGCCCGGCCTTTGGGTTCGGATTGGGCTCTGCATTCCTCACAATATATGTGGACCCTGGTGAGCCTACTACCCTCACAGAAGAGGATCCTGGTTGGGTAGGGGCCTGGTGGCTCTGTTTTATCGTGATCGGAATTGTGTCAATCATCGGATCGATCCCGTTTTTCTTTTTCCCCCGTTTTCTCAGTAACAGTCACCTTGTTAAGGCAGAGAGGCTAAAGCAGATGACAGGAACGTACAAAGGGAAGTTTGGAGATGAGTCTACCTTGCTAAAGCAAGTCAAAGCGTTTCCGTTCCATTTGTGGGGATTGCTTCAGAGCAAGAGCTGGTTTTTCCTTACAGTGGCTGTTACAGTTTTGTTTCTTGGTCTGGACGGTCTAATCTCGTTTGCCCCTAAGTATTTGGAGACAGTATATCAAGTTCCCGCTTCCACTGCTGGACTACTCATTGGAGCAGTGG CAATACTGGCTGGTGCCAGTGGAGCACTGACTGGAGCATTGCTTGTGTACTGTGTCAAGATTGGCAAGAGGATGGCCATCATACTGTGGGTGCCATCATTCCTAGCTCTTATTCCTCTCACTGGCTTCTTATTTGTTTGCCCCAATGTGAATATTGCTGGAATCAACACAGACTATTTCAACAA CTCTATACAAGATCCTGGAGATGTACTACTAGCCTCGTGCAATGCTGACTGCAACTGTTCCTCCACCATCTTTGAGCCAGTCTGTGGAGCTGATGGAGTGTCCTATTTTTCTCCGTGCAGAGCTTCGTGCTCAAAACTTACAACTGATGTTCTA AACCCAGAGTTTGTGGATTGTGGTTGTTTCGATACAAACGTGACTGCTACCAATAAAACTGCTAAGGCTGGCCTTTGTGGACAGGATTGCAATCTACTGGCCGCCTTCCTCGTGTCAGTGACTGTGTTTGTGTTCTTGATATTCATGCTTGAAGTTCCGACTCTTCTGGTAACAATAAG AGGTGTTGCTGATGAACAGCGGTCTCTTGCCCTTGGTGTCTCCTCAGTCATATTCCGAGTCTTTGGTTCCATTCCTGGTCCGATTATCTTCGGTGCAATCGTAGATTCTGGATGCACGTACTGGCAAACAGAGTGTGGTCGTCGTGCCAACTGCTGGGTGTACGACAATTATCTTCTGAGCACGAGAGCATTTTCGTTTTGTTTTGCTTGTGTTTTGATTTGTGGAATATCAACATTCTTAGTGTGGGTGTTCTACCCACCAGTGACCACATGTTGTAGAGGCAGCACTAAAACTGAAGAGGAGATGCAGCAATACTCTCAGAACAATCATGGAGTTGTCGCAGTATCCAACCCAAACTTTGAGAACAGCAAAGATTCATAG
- the LOC135331360 gene encoding solute carrier organic anion transporter family member 4A1-like isoform X1 yields the protein MKTVPAQANTSNNDMCMQNNKETNDTPYTLQDQADVPNYYCGAGPCRPKYLQVFANTKFFTMILCVFALTEQALISGFQPVVISSLERRYRFSSLAASIIVSVFDIGVVICGVLVSYFGEKGHKPKILGISFIIQGVGSLLFALPHFLFGKYQVGTDAQLTFEACNDTIAAVSSCDSGNSIAYAIFIIANLIMGIGAASLFTVGISYIDDIVYPKWVSLHVGAFQVCTIIGPAFGFGLGSAFLTIYVDPGEPTTLTEEDPGWVGAWWLCFIVIGIVSIIGSIPFFFFPRFLSNSHLVKAERLKQMTGTYKGKFGDESTLLKQVKAFPFHLWGLLQSKSWFFLTVAVTVLFLGLDGLISFAPKYLETVYQVPASTAGLLIGAVAILAGASGALTGALLVYCVKIGKRMAIILWVPSFLALIPLTGFLFVCPNVNIAGINTDYFNNSIQDPGDVLLASCNADCNCSSTIFEPVCGADGVSYFSPCRASCSKLTTDVLNPEFVDCGCFDTNVTATNKTAKAGLCGQDCNLLAAFLVSVTVFVFLIFMLEVPTLLVTIRGVADEQRSLALGVSSVIFRVFGSIPGPIIFGAIVDSGCTYWQTECGRRANCWVYDNYLLSTRAFSFCFACVLICGISTFLVWVFYPPVTTCCRGSTKTEEEMQQYSQNNHGVVAVSNPNFENSKDS from the exons ATGAAGACTGTACCTGCTCAAGCAAACACTAGCAATAATGACATGTGCATGCAGAACAATAAGGAAACTAAT GATACTCCGTACACATTGCAAGATCAGGCCGATGTACCAAACTACTACTGTGGAGCTGGCCCTTGCCGACCAAAATATCTCCAAGTTTTTGCAAATACCAAATTCTTCACAATGATTCTTTGTGTGTTTGCATTAACAGAACAAGCTTTAATCAGCG GTTTCCAGCCGGTTGTCATCTCCAGTCTTGAGAGGCGCTACCGATTCTCCAGCCTTGCTGCCAGTATCATTGTGTCTGTGTTCGATATCGGTGTGGTTATCTGTGGCGTCTTAGTCAGCTACTTTGGAGAGAAGGGACACAAACCAAAGATTTTAGGCATCTCGTTCATCATTCAGGGCGTTGGCTCTCTGCTGTTTGCTCTACCTCACTTCTTATTTGGAAAGTACCAAGTTGGAACAGATGCCCAGTTAACCTTCGAAGCTTGTAATGACACGATTGCAGCTGTATCCAGCTGTGATTCTGGAAACAGTATTGCATATGCTATTTTTATCATTGCTAACCTTATAATGGGAATAGGAGCTGCTTCTCTATTCACTGTGGGCATATCTTACATCGATGATATTGTGTATCCCAAGTGGGTCTCTCTACATGTAGGAGCCTTTCAAGTTTGCACCATCATAGGCCCGGCCTTTGGGTTCGGATTGGGCTCTGCATTCCTCACAATATATGTGGACCCTGGTGAGCCTACTACCCTCACAGAAGAGGATCCTGGTTGGGTAGGGGCCTGGTGGCTCTGTTTTATCGTGATCGGAATTGTGTCAATCATCGGATCGATCCCGTTTTTCTTTTTCCCCCGTTTTCTCAGTAACAGTCACCTTGTTAAGGCAGAGAGGCTAAAGCAGATGACAGGAACGTACAAAGGGAAGTTTGGAGATGAGTCTACCTTGCTAAAGCAAGTCAAAGCGTTTCCGTTCCATTTGTGGGGATTGCTTCAGAGCAAGAGCTGGTTTTTCCTTACAGTGGCTGTTACAGTTTTGTTTCTTGGTCTGGACGGTCTAATCTCGTTTGCCCCTAAGTATTTGGAGACAGTATATCAAGTTCCCGCTTCCACTGCTGGACTACTCATTGGAGCAGTGG CAATACTGGCTGGTGCCAGTGGAGCACTGACTGGAGCATTGCTTGTGTACTGTGTCAAGATTGGCAAGAGGATGGCCATCATACTGTGGGTGCCATCATTCCTAGCTCTTATTCCTCTCACTGGCTTCTTATTTGTTTGCCCCAATGTGAATATTGCTGGAATCAACACAGACTATTTCAACAA CTCTATACAAGATCCTGGAGATGTACTACTAGCCTCGTGCAATGCTGACTGCAACTGTTCCTCCACCATCTTTGAGCCAGTCTGTGGAGCTGATGGAGTGTCCTATTTTTCTCCGTGCAGAGCTTCGTGCTCAAAACTTACAACTGATGTTCTA AACCCAGAGTTTGTGGATTGTGGTTGTTTCGATACAAACGTGACTGCTACCAATAAAACTGCTAAGGCTGGCCTTTGTGGACAGGATTGCAATCTACTGGCCGCCTTCCTCGTGTCAGTGACTGTGTTTGTGTTCTTGATATTCATGCTTGAAGTTCCGACTCTTCTGGTAACAATAAG AGGTGTTGCTGATGAACAGCGGTCTCTTGCCCTTGGTGTCTCCTCAGTCATATTCCGAGTCTTTGGTTCCATTCCTGGTCCGATTATCTTCGGTGCAATCGTAGATTCTGGATGCACGTACTGGCAAACAGAGTGTGGTCGTCGTGCCAACTGCTGGGTGTACGACAATTATCTTCTGAGCACGAGAGCATTTTCGTTTTGTTTTGCTTGTGTTTTGATTTGTGGAATATCAACATTCTTAGTGTGGGTGTTCTACCCACCAGTGACCACATGTTGTAGAGGCAGCACTAAAACTGAAGAGGAGATGCAGCAATACTCTCAGAACAATCATGGAGTTGTCGCAGTATCCAACCCAAACTTTGAGAACAGCAAAGATTCATAG
- the LOC135331358 gene encoding solute carrier organic anion transporter family member 4A1-like, translated as MQTVPAQVNTGNDDMCMQNNKEANDTPDTLQEQANVPNYYCGAGPCQPKYLQFFANPKFFTMILCVFAIAEQALISGFQPVVISSLERRYRFSSLAASIIVSVFDIGVVICGVLVSYFGEKGHKPKILGISFIIQGVGSLLFALPHFLFGKYQVGTDAQLTFEACNDTIAAVSSCDSGNSIAYAIFIIANLIMGIGAASLFTVGISYIDDIVYPKWVSLHVGAFQVCTIIGPAFGFGLGSAFLTIYVDPGEPTTLTEEDPGWVGAWWLCFVVIGIVSIIGSIPFFFFPRFLNDSHLVKAERLKQMTGTYKGKFGDESTLLKQVKAFPFHLWGLFQSKSWFFLTVAVTVLFLGLDGLIAFAPKYLETVYDVPSSTAGLLIGAMAILAGASGALTGALLVYCVKIGKRMAIILWVPSFLALIPLTGFLFVCPNVNIAGINTDYFNNSIHNPGDVLLASCNANCNCSSTIFEPVCGADGVSYFSPCRASCSKLTNDILNPEFVDCGCFDTNVTATNRTAKAGLCGQDCNLLVAFLVSVTVFVFLIFMLEVPTLLVTIRAVADEQRSLALGVYSVIFRVFGSIPGPIIFGAIVDSGCTYWQTECGRRANCWVYDNYLLSTRAFSFCFACVLICGISTFLVWVFYPPVTTCCRGSTKTEEEMMQYSQEPGQSPICHRSKTNFENSKDNDSS; from the exons ATGCAGACTGTACCTGCTCAAGTCAACACTGGCAATGATGACATGTGCATGCAGAACAATAAGGAAGCTAAT gaTACTCCGGACACATTGCAAGAGCAAGCCAACGTACCAAACTACTACTGTGGAGCTGGCCCTTGCCAACCAAAGTATCTCCAATTTTTTGCAAATCCCAAATTCTTCACAATGATTCTTTGTGTGTTTGCAATAGCAGAACAAGCTTTAATCAGCG GTTTCCAGCCGGTTGTCATCTCCAGTCTTGAGAGGCGCTACCGATTCTCCAGCCTTGCTGCCAGTATTATTGTGTCTGTGTTCGATATCGGTGTGGTTATCTGTGGCGTCTTAGTCAGCTACTTTGGAGAGAAAGGACACAAACCAAAGATTTTAGGCATCTCGTTCATCATTCAGGGTGTTGGCTCTCTGCTGTTTGCTCTACCTCACTTCTTATTTGGAAAGTACCAAGTTGGAACAGATGCCCAGTTAACCTTCGAAGCTTGTAATGACACGATTGCAGCTGTATCCAGCTGTGATTCTGGAAACAGTATTGCATATGCTATTTTTATCATTGCTAACCTTATAATGGGAATAGGAGCTGCTTCTCTATTCACTGTGGGCATATCTTACATCGATGATATTGTGTATCCCAAGTGGGTCTCTCTACATGTAGGAGCCTTTCAAGTGTGCACCATCATAGGCCCGGCCTTTGGGTTCGGATTGGGCTCTGCATTCCTCACAATATATGTGGACCCTGGTGAGCCTACTACCCTCACAGAAGAGGATCCTGGTTGGGTAGGGGCCTGGTGGCTCTGTTTCGTCGTGATCGGAATTGTTTCAATCATCGGATCGATCCCGTTTTTCTTTTTCCCACGTTTTCTCAATGACAGTCACCTTGTTAAGGCAGAGAGGCTAAAGCAGATGACAGGAACGTACAAAGGGAAGTTTGGAGATGAATCTACCTTGCTAAAGCAAGTTAAAGCGTTTCCGTTCCATTTGTGGGGATTGTTTCAGAGCAAGAGCTGGTTTTTCCTTACAGTGGCTGTTACAGTTTTATTTCTTGGTCTGGACGGTCTAATTGCGTTTGCCCCTAAGTATTTGGAGACGGTGTATGACGTTCCTTCTTCCACTGCTGGACTACTCATTGGAGCAATGG CAATACTGGCTGGTGCCAGTGGAGCACTGACTGGAGCATTGCTTGTGTACTGTGTCAAGATTGGCAAGAGGATGGCCATCATACTGTGGGTGCCATCATTCCTAGCTCTCATTCCTCTCACTGGCTTCTTATTTGTTTGCCCTAATGTGAATATTGCTGGAATCAACACGGACTATTTCAACAA TTCTATACATAACCCTGGAGATGTACTACTAGCCTCGTGCAATGCTAACTGCAACTGTTCCTCCACCATCTTTGAGCCAGTCTGTGGAGCTGATGGAGTGTCCTATTTCTCACCCTGCAGAGCTTCGTGCTCAAAGCTTACGAATGATATTCTA AACCCAGAGTTTGTGGATTGTGGTTGTTTCGATACAAACGTGACTGCTACCAATAGAACTGCTAAGGCTGGCCTTTGTGGACAGGATTGCAATCTACTGGTCGCCTTCCTTGTGTCAGTgactgtgtttgtgtttttGATATTCATGCTTGAAGTTCCGACTCTTCTGGTAACAATAAG AGCTGTTGCTGATGAACAACGGTCTCTTGCCCTCGGTGTCTACTCGGTCATATTCCGAGTGTTTGGTTCCATTCCTGGTCCGATTATCTTTGGTGCAATCGTAGATTCTGGATGCACGTACTGGCAAACAGAGTGTGGTCGTCGTGCCAACTGCTGGGTGTACGATAATTACCTTCTGAGCACGAGAGCATTTTCATTTTGTTTTGCTTGTGTTTTGATTTGTGGAATATCAACATTCTTAGTGTGGGTGTTCTACCCACCAGTGACCACATGTTGTAGAGGCAGCACTAAAACTGAAGAGGAGATGATGCAATACTCTCAGGAGCCTGGACAATCACCAATCTGTCACAGATCCAAAACTAACTTTGAGAACAGTAAAGATAATGATTCTTCATAG
- the LOC135331354 gene encoding solute carrier organic anion transporter family member 4A1-like has translation MDTELDQNKQKFGVAGSCSEDPLSDTDDGGTVALLRPDNSEDLAGKDGDISSDNAPSPTTTYYCGCGPWKPRWLQSIVSPKLFTALLCTYSLIEGTVVSGYRSVVISSIEKRYHFSSIAASIILAMFDIAVILSVVFISYFGHKSHKPRILGIGLIIHGIGALIMSLPQFLFGGYVIGSNSNFHLESCNAHAEGSTCDPANVAAYVFFLVGDFILGIGAAPLFTVGTSFIDDIVHPKYVSIHLGIFYAMAIVGPAIGYGLGGAFLSVFVDPMESTNLVQTDPGWVGAWWLCFLTVGVVAILFSIPFLMFPRLLPDSHLIMEARKKEMVVQYTSKHNEERTLLGQLKTFPAHLKKLFSSWTWLFLTIAISCAFFSLDGMIAFGPKYLEAQFGLTSSAASLTLGAIAIPTGGVGVLIGAVMVYLVKSKPKRVAMINWVVTVIAVFPAVGAFVVSCVNLPIPGIDTPYAISSISNSSDVLLASCNVDCNCSSTIFEPVCGADGLTYFSPCRASCDRYYLNGDDTLPRFENCSCVADSLNMTTNATAVSGECAGDCHTLPLFLLFIGIFLLLIFTLKIPTVIITIRSVADEQRTLALGVQSVMFRAFGSVPGPLVFGSIFDSACVYFRHECGVQGNCWVYDNHLLSVRAIALGAVGLSANFAFSLLAWIVYPKQPLTSLTSQTNETVRFVELMDQDQDLVEDAALENDPLELNEPNHVEDKFDTEQTNV, from the exons ATGGACACAGAACTGGACCAAAATAAGCAAAAG TTTGGAGTGGCTGGCTCGTGCTCTGAAGACCCTCTCTCTGACACTGACGATGGTGGAACTGTGGCTCTACTCAGACCAGATAACAGTGAGGACTTGGCCGGGAAGGACGGAGACATCTCATCAGACAATGCCCCCTCCCCCACCACCACCTATTACTGTGGCTGTGGACCATGGAAGCCGAGGTGGCTTCAAAGTATTGTCTCGCCCAAACTCTTCACGGCCCTTCTCTGTACTTATAGTCTCATCGAGGGCACTGTTGTCAGTG gCTACAGGAGTGTGGTGATCTCAAGCATTGAGAAACGGTACCACTTCTCCAGCATAGCAGCCAGCATTATCCTAGCCATGTTTGACATTGCAGTCATTCTCTCGGTCGTCTTCATCAGCTACTTTGGCCACAAGTCTCACAAACCACGAATCCTCGGTATTGGCCTCATTATCCACGGAATAGGAGCACTCATAATGTCCTTGCCACAGTTTTTGTTTGGAGGGTACGTGATTGGTTCTAACTCTAACTTCCACCTGGAATCATGCAATGCACACGCTGAAGGCTCTACCTGTGACCCTGCCAACGTTGCAGCATATGTTTTCTTTCTCGTGGGAGATTTTATACTCGGAATAGGAGCTGCTCCTCTGTTCACCGTGGGAACATCGTTCATCGATGATATCGTTCACCCAAAGTACGTCTCCATACACTTGGGAATTTTCTATGCCATGGCGATTGTGGGACCTGCCATTGGGTATGGACTGGGGGGCGCATTTTTGTCTGTGTTTGTCGACCCCATGGAATCGACCAACCTTGTCCAGACGGACCCAGGGTGGGTGGGGGCCTGGTGGCTCTGTTTCCTGACCGTCGGTGTGGTAGCTATTCTTTTTTCAATACCATTTCTTATGTTCCCACGTCTGCTGCCCGATAGCCATCTCATCATGGAGGCAAGAAAGAAGGAAATGGTCGTTCAATATACGAGCAAGCACAACGAAGAGAGAACATTACTAGGACAACTGAAGACTTTTCCAGCCCACCTTAAGAAACTGTTCTCTAGTTGGACTTGGTTATTTTTAACGATCGCTATATCGTGTGCTTTCTTTTCCCTGGATGGAATGATTGCCTTTGGCCCTAAATACCTCGAGGCTCAGTTTGGTTTGACCTCTTCTGCTGCCAGCCTAACACTGGGGGCCATTG CCATACCCACCGGTGGGGTGGGCGTGTTGATTGGTGCTGTGATGGTCTATCTTGTCAAGTCCAAGCCCAAAAGAGTGGCCATGATTAACTGGGTCGTCACTGTCATTGCGGTGTTCCCTGCAGTAGGAGCTTTCGTCGTCTCATGTGTCAATCTCCCCATTCCAGGAATCGATACTCCATACGCCATCAG ctcCATCAGCAACTCCAGTGATGTACTACTAGCCTCATGCAATGTTGACTGCAACTGTTCCTCCACCATCTTTGAGCCAGTCTGTGGAGCTGATGGTCTGACCTACTTCTCACCGTGCAGAGCTTCTTGTGACAGATATTACCTCAATGGAGATGACACT CTGCCAAGGTTTGAGAACTGCTCTTGTGTAGCAGACAGCCTCAACATGACAACCAATGCAACAGCTGTATCTGGCGAGTGTGCTGGGGACTGTCACACTCTACCGTTGTTTCTGCTATTCATTGGAATATTCCTATTACTCATCTTTACTCTCAAGATACCGACTGTCATCATCACCATTAG GAGTGTAGCTGATGAGCAGAGAACACTGGCACTGGGAGTTCAGTCGGTCATGTTCCGAGCATTCGGTTCCGTTCCTGGACCTCTCGTTTTCGGTTCCATATTCGATTCCGCTTGTGTCTATTTTCGTCACGAGTGTGGCGTGCAAGGAAACTGCTGGGTATATGATAACCACCTGCTCAGCGTTAGAGCCATTGCACTCGGTGCTGTAGGACTATCCGCTAACTTTGCATTCTCGCTACTAGCCTGGATAGTGTACCCGAAACAGCCTCTGACATCTCTTACATCACAAACTAACGAGACAGTACGATTTGTCGAGTTGATGGATCAAGATCAAGATCTAGTGGAAGATGCAGCTCTGGAAAATGACCCATTAGAACTGAATGAACCTAATCATGTAGAAGATAAATTTGATACTGAGCAAACAAATGTGTAG